A genome region from Hydrogenoanaerobacterium saccharovorans includes the following:
- a CDS encoding sporulation initiation factor Spo0A C-terminal domain-containing protein, giving the protein MNKKDIQHIILELGIPTSIKGFTLLTDAISLYGEADSIMDLYAKLACKCGTTPSRVERNIRHAINAAFSCGNTELLRHLFKSSTGKQPNNAHFISRIYLSLLSQELQEQSVAELESCTFVYICSPCRGNVAENLNRAQMYSIYALSKGYTPIAPHLMYRDLLNNDKPKERERALAIGLHLLSICSEMWVFGGTISKGMQGEINFATKHNIKIAYKNVIF; this is encoded by the coding sequence ATGAACAAAAAAGACATTCAACACATTATTCTTGAATTGGGAATCCCGACATCAATTAAAGGCTTTACATTGCTGACCGATGCAATAAGCCTGTACGGTGAAGCAGACAGCATAATGGACTTATATGCAAAGTTGGCTTGTAAATGCGGAACCACACCAAGCAGAGTTGAACGAAACATAAGGCACGCAATTAATGCGGCTTTCAGCTGCGGGAACACAGAGCTGCTGAGGCACCTGTTTAAATCATCAACCGGAAAACAACCCAATAATGCGCATTTTATCTCGAGAATTTATTTAAGCCTTTTATCACAAGAACTGCAAGAACAATCAGTTGCAGAACTTGAGTCTTGCACGTTTGTTTATATATGCTCACCTTGCAGGGGCAACGTAGCCGAAAATCTCAACCGCGCACAGATGTATAGCATTTACGCGCTTAGCAAAGGATACACGCCAATCGCACCGCACCTCATGTACCGTGATTTGCTCAACAATGATAAGCCGAAAGAGCGTGAGCGGGCACTTGCAATAGGATTGCATCTGCTGAGCATTTGTTCTGAAATGTGGGTATTTGGCGGCACCATCTCAAAAGGAATGCAGGGCGAGATTAATTTTGCAACAAAGCACAACATTAAGATAGCATATAAGAATGTGATTTTTTAG
- a CDS encoding aminotransferase class V-fold PLP-dependent enzyme: MKTYPLHSITIEQAKQLQFHAIDCITRHFDGYEVLSTGDLGVVKGLNKPNYTFKAEKVFADFFGAQDALLVRGAGTAAIRWGLVSMMKPGETILLHQAPIYPTTKVAIETMGLKTIYANFNSPEDVAYVIGKHQNEISGVLIQHTRQKINDAYDLETVIKQIKGLLPNVPILTDDNYAALKVEKIGCQAGAEISTFSCFKILGPEGIGVLVGDKKYIQRAGSFQYSGGSQVQGHEAMEALRGLVYAPMALAVQSEVNEELVTRICSGEIPGIKHAFLANAQSKILLVEFEEEIAEKVLEVTPKYGAAAHPVGSESKYEFAPMIYRISGTFRQQDPSLEKRMIRINPMRSGPDTVLRILKQAMDEIAKGC, encoded by the coding sequence ATGAAAACGTATCCGCTTCATTCCATTACAATAGAACAGGCAAAACAACTTCAATTTCATGCAATTGATTGTATTACTCGGCATTTTGACGGCTATGAGGTGTTAAGCACAGGTGACCTCGGTGTTGTAAAAGGGTTGAATAAACCCAATTATACCTTCAAGGCAGAAAAGGTTTTTGCAGATTTTTTTGGTGCACAAGATGCATTGCTGGTTCGCGGTGCGGGTACGGCAGCAATCCGTTGGGGACTTGTGAGCATGATGAAACCGGGAGAAACTATCTTACTGCATCAAGCACCCATCTACCCTACCACAAAGGTAGCGATAGAGACTATGGGGCTGAAAACCATATATGCAAACTTTAACTCCCCCGAAGATGTTGCCTATGTAATCGGTAAACATCAAAACGAAATTTCAGGTGTTCTCATCCAGCATACACGGCAAAAAATAAATGATGCCTATGATTTGGAAACAGTAATTAAGCAAATAAAGGGTCTACTCCCGAATGTTCCAATTCTAACCGACGATAACTATGCGGCTTTAAAGGTGGAAAAAATAGGATGCCAAGCAGGGGCAGAGATCAGCACCTTTTCTTGCTTTAAGATTTTAGGCCCAGAAGGCATTGGGGTACTGGTGGGTGACAAAAAATACATTCAGCGTGCCGGCAGCTTTCAGTACTCGGGCGGGAGCCAGGTACAGGGGCATGAGGCAATGGAAGCATTAAGAGGGCTTGTATATGCTCCGATGGCATTGGCAGTGCAATCGGAGGTAAATGAAGAACTCGTTACTCGGATTTGTTCGGGAGAAATTCCGGGTATCAAGCATGCTTTTTTAGCCAATGCACAAAGCAAAATATTACTGGTGGAGTTCGAAGAAGAAATTGCAGAAAAAGTTCTTGAAGTCACTCCCAAATATGGTGCGGCAGCACATCCGGTGGGCAGCGAAAGCAAATACGAGTTTGCCCCCATGATTTACCGCATTAGCGGAACCTTTCGCCAGCAAGACCCCTCACTCGAAAAACGAATGATTCGAATTAATCCTATGCGCAGCGGCCCTGACACAGTTCTTCGTATTTTAAAACAAGCTATGGACGAGATTGCGAAAGGCTGCTAA
- a CDS encoding DUF2620 domain-containing protein, translated as MEIVVGGQIDKQKIADLACSIAKDKANVRVMGDIEAAMAVKNGDADIYLGACNTGGGGALAMAIALLGMNQCATISMPGTIKSETEIAAEVKAGKKAFGFTAQHIETLVPLILKYLL; from the coding sequence ATGGAAATTGTAGTAGGCGGGCAAATCGATAAGCAAAAGATTGCAGATTTGGCGTGTTCTATTGCCAAGGACAAGGCGAATGTTCGGGTAATGGGAGATATTGAAGCCGCGATGGCAGTCAAAAATGGTGATGCTGATATTTACTTGGGTGCCTGCAACACGGGCGGCGGCGGTGCGCTTGCCATGGCGATTGCGCTTTTGGGTATGAACCAATGTGCAACAATATCTATGCCGGGTACGATTAAAAGCGAAACGGAGATTGCGGCGGAAGTGAAAGCAGGGAAAAAAGCTTTTGGATTTACAGCACAGCACATTGAAACCCTTGTACCGCTTATTCTGAAGTATCTGCTCTAA
- a CDS encoding acetylglutamate kinase: MYNSNYANENICYTYNQIQLINEFRKLWEQHIMWTRSFIISLVNDLGDLDPVTTRLLRNPTDFANSLRPFYGNEKAAKFEQLLKDHLLIASQLVTAAKKGDTQAVDSLRKKWYENADQIAMFLAQINPYWNQQTWQMMLYEHLKLVENEAVTRISGQYNENVSLFDSMEKQALAMADQMSYGIINQFYIQ; encoded by the coding sequence ATGTATAATTCTAATTATGCAAATGAAAATATTTGCTATACTTACAACCAAATCCAACTAATAAACGAATTCAGAAAACTTTGGGAGCAGCATATCATGTGGACTAGATCGTTTATTATCAGTTTGGTAAATGATTTGGGGGATTTGGACCCAGTAACCACACGGCTTTTACGCAATCCAACTGATTTTGCAAATTCGCTCAGACCGTTTTATGGTAATGAAAAGGCAGCTAAGTTCGAACAACTCCTGAAAGACCATTTGCTGATTGCATCTCAACTGGTTACCGCTGCAAAAAAAGGAGACACTCAGGCTGTTGATTCATTGCGTAAAAAATGGTACGAAAATGCGGATCAGATTGCTATGTTTTTAGCACAAATCAATCCTTACTGGAATCAGCAAACGTGGCAAATGATGCTTTATGAACACTTGAAGTTGGTGGAAAACGAGGCTGTTACAAGAATTTCAGGTCAATACAATGAAAACGTTTCCCTATTTGATAGTATGGAAAAACAAGCTTTAGCAATGGCAGATCAGATGTCCTATGGTATTATCAATCAGTTTTATATTCAATAA
- a CDS encoding YhfT family protein, protein MEILKFVIIGLIGSLASILSNTGIAVFNDGFRPVIPEYLEGRMDRKALAATSLAISFGLIIGFAIPTSLAASIILIHCILLSTDVIGTMCPSGKKGMIAAGALGAVYGVGLLFGLQFIVDLFNKLPINFLSSLGMVATPITVAFAIFPAVTVGLQFGYKKGILTAAITLLVRQVAELYGKFTLSETSSIVLNKDGMALLAGMIIMIAFAIMDKQDQSNSNEMLTKIFEEKVKRIRKSMPILMVMGGLIAAGTSMAIMAGDPISLNLLAEGKNGEAALTAFARAIGFIPLVATTAITTGVYAPAGMTFVFVIGLAIRNPIIAFVAGAITMGLEIILLNLIAKGLDRFPGVKRCGDNIRTAMSSVLEVALLLGGMMAAQAMAPGFGLFVIIGLFCLNKCSKKPLVSMAIGPVGAIVVGLLINVLYLLKLFVPAA, encoded by the coding sequence TTGGAAATTTTAAAATTTGTGATTATTGGATTAATTGGCTCTCTCGCTTCGATTCTTTCCAATACAGGAATTGCGGTATTTAACGATGGGTTTCGTCCTGTTATCCCTGAATATCTCGAAGGGCGTATGGACCGTAAGGCTTTGGCAGCCACAAGCCTTGCAATCAGTTTTGGTTTGATTATTGGGTTCGCTATTCCAACATCGTTGGCAGCCAGCATTATTTTAATCCATTGTATTTTGTTAAGTACAGATGTTATTGGAACTATGTGCCCCTCAGGCAAAAAAGGGATGATTGCGGCGGGCGCTTTAGGTGCTGTTTATGGCGTTGGTTTGCTTTTTGGTTTGCAGTTTATCGTCGATTTGTTCAACAAACTGCCTATTAACTTCTTATCTTCGCTTGGCATGGTTGCAACACCGATTACTGTTGCATTTGCCATCTTCCCGGCAGTTACAGTCGGGTTGCAGTTTGGTTATAAAAAAGGAATACTGACAGCTGCTATTACTCTTTTGGTTCGACAAGTTGCGGAATTATATGGTAAGTTTACTTTGTCCGAAACTTCATCCATCGTGCTGAACAAAGATGGTATGGCGCTGCTTGCCGGTATGATTATTATGATTGCATTCGCCATCATGGATAAGCAGGATCAGAGCAACTCTAATGAAATGCTGACAAAAATCTTTGAAGAAAAGGTCAAGCGGATTCGTAAATCGATGCCCATTCTTATGGTTATGGGTGGTTTGATTGCTGCCGGTACCAGTATGGCTATCATGGCAGGTGATCCTATCAGTTTGAACCTTTTGGCAGAAGGTAAAAACGGAGAAGCCGCACTGACCGCTTTTGCCCGCGCAATCGGATTTATCCCGCTGGTTGCTACCACTGCTATTACAACCGGTGTATATGCACCGGCAGGTATGACATTTGTATTTGTAATTGGTCTTGCAATCCGCAATCCCATTATCGCATTTGTAGCAGGCGCCATTACAATGGGGCTTGAAATTATCTTGCTTAACCTTATTGCAAAAGGTCTGGACCGCTTCCCCGGTGTAAAACGCTGTGGTGATAATATTCGTACAGCAATGAGCAGTGTGCTGGAAGTTGCACTTTTGCTCGGTGGTATGATGGCGGCACAGGCAATGGCTCCCGGGTTTGGATTGTTTGTGATTATCGGTTTGTTCTGTTTGAATAAATGCAGCAAAAAGCCTTTGGTCTCTATGGCGATTGGACCGGTCGGCGCAATTGTAGTGGGCTTACTTATTAATGTACTGTACCTATTGAAGTTGTTTGTTCCTGCAGCATAA
- a CDS encoding PRD domain-containing protein yields the protein MSLELRLGILRQSEMLSDNNYHKIQQVISYFKEKQNIDLNEENAATFITHLCSSLERISKGEKINEIDKDVYSSVKEESTFDQAVLISKDLQAMLPEIPDSELKFIIMHIGVLLGRI from the coding sequence ATGAGTTTGGAATTACGATTAGGGATTCTGCGCCAAAGCGAAATGCTTAGCGATAACAATTACCATAAAATACAACAAGTTATCTCTTATTTTAAAGAAAAGCAGAATATCGATTTGAACGAAGAAAATGCTGCAACATTTATTACTCATTTATGCAGCTCGCTTGAGCGGATTAGTAAAGGGGAAAAAATCAACGAAATTGACAAAGACGTCTACAGCTCTGTAAAAGAAGAATCTACTTTTGACCAAGCTGTATTAATCAGCAAAGATTTGCAGGCAATGCTGCCTGAAATTCCTGATTCAGAATTGAAGTTTATTATTATGCATATTGGGGTTCTTTTAGGAAGGATATAA
- a CDS encoding phosphotriesterase family protein, which yields MSLFKNIIYAHEHTTIDLSGIKQDMDCCLDNKTDIIEEFGKLAQLGVSRIIDQTNNGMGRNPNYVREVSEAVGITIAQSTGYYKEPFLPEECYRMDEKQLSSKMVSELTNGIEQSGIRAEFIGEIGTGKDCIQPVEEKIFCAASRAHADTGASICTHTTLGTLGIEQIAIFQKYGVDLQKVVLSHIDLSGDLDYMLRLLDKGVNIAFDTVGKNNYQPDEKRVEWLLELCKRGFSPQIVLSVDITRKSHYKKNGGIGYAYLLESFVPALLDAGCSRQNVENLLVHTPARIYNNPERDVL from the coding sequence ATGAGCTTATTTAAAAATATTATCTACGCACACGAACATACAACCATTGATTTATCCGGTATTAAGCAAGATATGGATTGTTGCTTGGATAACAAAACGGATATCATAGAAGAATTCGGTAAACTGGCACAGCTTGGCGTTTCAAGAATTATAGATCAGACAAATAACGGTATGGGGCGTAACCCGAACTATGTTCGGGAGGTCTCCGAGGCTGTAGGGATAACCATCGCACAGTCAACCGGTTACTATAAAGAGCCGTTTCTTCCCGAAGAATGCTATCGAATGGATGAAAAGCAGCTTTCGTCCAAAATGGTATCTGAATTGACAAACGGCATAGAGCAAAGTGGTATTCGAGCAGAGTTTATCGGCGAAATCGGTACAGGCAAGGACTGCATCCAACCTGTTGAAGAAAAAATATTTTGTGCAGCAAGCCGTGCTCATGCTGATACTGGCGCATCAATTTGCACACACACCACGCTGGGGACTTTAGGAATCGAGCAAATTGCTATTTTTCAAAAGTATGGAGTGGATTTGCAAAAAGTAGTTCTAAGCCACATTGACTTATCTGGAGATTTGGACTATATGCTTAGGCTTTTAGATAAAGGAGTCAACATTGCTTTTGATACGGTAGGAAAAAATAATTATCAGCCGGATGAAAAGCGGGTTGAATGGCTGTTAGAACTGTGTAAACGCGGCTTTAGCCCGCAAATTGTGCTGAGTGTAGACATTACCCGAAAATCGCACTATAAAAAGAACGGCGGCATTGGTTACGCATATTTGCTCGAATCGTTTGTGCCTGCATTGCTTGATGCAGGATGTTCCCGCCAAAACGTTGAAAATCTGCTGGTTCACACACCGGCTCGTATCTACAACAATCCAGAAAGGGATGTATTATGA
- the yhfZ gene encoding GntR family transcriptional regulator YhfZ translates to MDSILMQKAGLATRDIARIIATLNDGDRLPTVTQLSTNLETARGNIQLGLDNLKKMGAVELTPRGHLGTFVSNIDYLKLLQICGKDGFVGVMPLPYSKRYEGLATGIYSCINADGLRSGIAFMRGSENRIRSLNEGRYDFLVLSRLSFDYYNENGHFLKQICNLGDNSYVGKHMVIVRKGFSGNWDKIRVGIDDSSVDQRLMTLSYFLDKKVVLIPMIYNQIFSYLQKETIDAVVWNTDDMDFEARGFETCALNDFDMCSHASQAVIACRNDDTLTARLLEQMLSVHTIQQQQTEVINEQRVPRY, encoded by the coding sequence TTGGATTCTATTTTGATGCAAAAGGCTGGGCTCGCAACTAGGGACATTGCTCGCATTATTGCCACATTAAACGACGGAGACAGGTTGCCAACTGTTACACAATTGAGCACCAATTTAGAAACTGCACGGGGCAACATTCAGCTTGGGCTGGATAATTTAAAAAAAATGGGAGCTGTCGAGTTAACTCCGCGTGGACATTTGGGTACATTCGTTTCTAACATTGATTATCTCAAGTTGCTGCAAATATGCGGGAAGGACGGGTTTGTAGGAGTTATGCCACTTCCCTATTCTAAACGTTATGAAGGGCTGGCAACAGGTATTTATTCCTGCATTAATGCAGATGGACTTCGTTCCGGTATCGCATTTATGCGCGGTTCGGAAAATCGCATTAGAAGTTTGAACGAAGGCCGCTACGACTTTTTGGTATTAAGCAGGCTATCTTTCGATTATTACAACGAAAATGGGCATTTTTTAAAGCAGATATGTAACTTGGGCGATAACAGCTATGTTGGAAAACATATGGTTATCGTGCGAAAGGGGTTCAGTGGGAACTGGGATAAAATAAGGGTTGGGATCGATGATTCTTCCGTTGACCAGCGATTGATGACGTTGTCTTATTTTTTGGATAAAAAAGTAGTGCTGATTCCTATGATATACAATCAGATATTTTCTTATCTGCAAAAAGAAACAATCGATGCAGTAGTTTGGAATACCGATGATATGGATTTTGAAGCCAGAGGTTTTGAAACATGCGCGCTGAATGATTTTGATATGTGCAGCCACGCTTCACAGGCGGTGATTGCTTGCAGAAATGACGATACTCTTACAGCAAGGCTGCTTGAACAAATGCTATCGGTTCACACGATACAACAGCAGCAAACAGAAGTTATAAACGAACAACGTGTACCAAGATATTAA
- a CDS encoding glycoside hydrolase family 97 N-terminal domain-containing protein, which produces MGIKNWKSVIALTLALQMSLGSVINTFAQTAEKNVMDSGITVNSGYSDSGYLDSGSLQNSIVKSPGQRSTFSISLEEGKIYYSATQDGKTIIEKSPIGMVTTLGDFSEGLTYKSTSEVKEINETYKMYSGKKAEYKDHANEVTYTFTKGNMEFDVIVRAYDDGIAYRCGICKADGTPAAIEISDETTSFIIPANSDITTQAHTPDSQDRFSHEGPFEQKKIENLNNSLQTLPFLYKTPDDAWTLLTEADLDGSYTGSAVKRKGSTTELNLDFVSQQKTNVKTKVPFKSPWRLAISGNLGDIVESTMVQNVSPANKIDDADEWIKPGVTGWGWLSPEGSKSEAQYDEHFVRSNIDFASKMGWSYYIMDEGWQPQAKDKSSGRIYEGYFPFFYDPANPDDPNSILNYAKAKNVGLIAWTNCRDLDSPEERQILKEWSDLGIKGIKVDFFDRESQDRIQLMNDLYKECAKQHMLMNLHGCNKPTGEVRTWPNAINREAIRGEEGSTNASQFTMQAFTRGVVGPTDITPFIYPKTNTNITTAQQLAINFVFESGLPCMASPIKDYERSPGLPLLQNLPAAWDETKYIDGLPGQFVTVARRSQDIWYTASINTYNNGSDSEKRDAVIPLVFLKPGESYHATIYKDGATKNDLLVEQKEVTSETTLTIPMSPGGGCIVKITQGEAQTIGTIQLDKTNETLSINQSLSLFVTTDINCYDYDQVVWSTSNPDAAIVSNSGVVSTLKPGKTTITASSSKNPAIKAECKVTVLDDPYKLADGWSFVKEIPIYRKLLAENQLELTILPGEIGSALTFKNFLYRDAPEGDFTMTVKIKSSQLDQQNQAIGLSVFQDDKVNLSLRRRFTGRNCFETYTLNESGWRPDNRTWTTDQAADTMPSQEAVWLKIEKIGDTIKSSFSYNNTDWTTIKNSHEPQQVSKEGKNLKIGVHAVCGNNKYGPIPVVFEDFTVNGKVINFATPTNVSVMSVSKPSTITVKQGTAFEQLTLPATVNTTLSTGVKKDIAVVWSKDGYNPNAAGTYELTGTLTMADGITNPSDLKASISVVVQQNTSSTTITEVSKPSSITVKQGTAFEQLALPATVNATLSTGAKKDFAVVWSKDGYNPNAAGTYELTGTLTMADGITNPSNLKVSISIVMQQNTPSTTIADISKPSSITVKQGTAFEQLALPATVNTTLLTGAKKDFAVMWSKDGYNPNVAGTYEFTGTLTMADGITNPLNLKANISVVVQGISEPKHSAKSSSNNFVPNMASVSDIRQKLQSAPDNANVLVDVSSNYNFSTSIFDELQRNKNKSITLNGEWYKWIFEGKDIINSMPGVVYFDTRISVDSPNETAISKLVGNADITNLYFNYEGKLPGKTTICVQSEQYKGKTIYIYYYNPVKNQLELVKSNVIVDANGWFEFSVTHCSDYVISTTPITKAIKGTTVQNNNPETGGISVEAPLSNTAVLNTIPEETVPAIPDEQIVSKPIETTHKIPWVVMIVAGLAIPSIAASIIYKRHKNGLDK; this is translated from the coding sequence GTGGGCATTAAAAATTGGAAATCGGTTATAGCACTTACCTTAGCACTTCAGATGTCATTGGGCAGTGTGATAAACACATTTGCACAGACAGCAGAAAAAAATGTTATGGATTCTGGAATAACCGTAAACAGCGGTTATTCAGATAGCGGTTATTTGGACAGTGGTTCTTTACAGAATTCAATTGTAAAATCGCCGGGGCAGAGGTCTACATTTAGTATTAGCTTAGAAGAAGGTAAAATTTATTATTCTGCAACCCAAGATGGTAAAACGATTATTGAAAAATCTCCTATTGGTATGGTAACCACGCTTGGAGACTTCTCTGAAGGCCTTACTTATAAGAGCACCAGTGAAGTGAAAGAGATTAATGAAACGTACAAAATGTATTCCGGCAAAAAAGCGGAGTACAAAGACCATGCCAACGAAGTCACCTACACCTTTACAAAAGGCAATATGGAATTTGATGTAATTGTAAGAGCATATGACGACGGTATTGCTTACCGTTGTGGAATTTGTAAAGCAGATGGTACTCCAGCAGCTATTGAAATATCAGATGAGACTACCAGTTTTATAATTCCTGCAAACTCCGATATTACAACACAGGCTCACACACCTGACTCGCAAGACAGATTTAGCCATGAAGGTCCTTTTGAACAGAAAAAAATAGAAAATTTAAACAATAGTCTACAAACACTTCCGTTTCTGTACAAAACGCCTGACGATGCCTGGACTTTGCTTACTGAAGCAGATCTGGACGGAAGCTATACAGGGTCAGCTGTAAAACGTAAAGGTTCTACTACCGAACTTAACCTGGATTTTGTATCTCAGCAGAAAACAAATGTAAAAACTAAAGTACCCTTTAAATCACCTTGGAGATTGGCAATTTCGGGCAATTTGGGCGACATTGTAGAAAGCACTATGGTGCAAAACGTAAGCCCTGCAAATAAAATTGATGATGCTGATGAGTGGATTAAACCCGGTGTTACCGGATGGGGATGGCTATCACCAGAGGGCAGCAAATCAGAGGCTCAATACGATGAGCATTTTGTAAGGAGCAATATTGATTTTGCATCTAAAATGGGCTGGAGTTATTATATAATGGATGAAGGCTGGCAGCCGCAAGCAAAGGATAAGAGTAGCGGTAGAATTTACGAAGGTTACTTCCCGTTTTTCTATGATCCTGCTAATCCGGACGACCCAAATAGTATACTTAACTATGCAAAAGCCAAAAATGTAGGGCTGATTGCGTGGACCAATTGTAGAGATTTAGATAGTCCAGAGGAACGTCAAATTTTAAAAGAGTGGTCAGATTTGGGTATCAAGGGTATCAAAGTAGATTTCTTTGATAGAGAATCTCAAGATCGCATACAGTTGATGAACGACTTGTATAAAGAATGTGCAAAGCAGCATATGCTCATGAATCTTCACGGATGTAATAAGCCTACAGGTGAAGTTAGAACTTGGCCGAACGCAATCAACCGTGAAGCAATTAGGGGTGAGGAAGGCTCAACTAATGCAAGCCAATTTACGATGCAGGCTTTCACACGTGGCGTAGTAGGTCCTACGGATATTACTCCGTTCATTTATCCAAAAACTAATACCAACATTACAACCGCACAACAGCTGGCAATTAACTTTGTGTTTGAATCCGGTCTGCCCTGTATGGCAAGCCCCATTAAAGATTATGAGAGGAGCCCGGGGCTGCCTTTACTTCAAAATCTTCCTGCTGCATGGGATGAAACAAAATATATTGACGGACTGCCGGGGCAGTTTGTAACGGTTGCACGCAGAAGCCAAGATATTTGGTATACTGCATCTATCAATACCTACAATAACGGAAGCGATTCTGAAAAACGAGATGCAGTAATACCTCTTGTTTTTCTAAAACCCGGTGAAAGTTATCATGCAACGATTTATAAAGATGGAGCAACTAAAAATGATTTGCTTGTAGAGCAAAAAGAAGTAACCTCTGAAACCACGCTGACAATTCCCATGTCCCCCGGAGGAGGATGTATCGTCAAAATTACACAGGGTGAGGCACAAACAATAGGTACGATACAATTAGATAAGACAAATGAGACACTATCGATTAATCAATCTCTCAGCCTGTTTGTAACTACAGATATCAATTGTTACGATTATGATCAGGTAGTATGGTCTACCAGCAATCCTGATGCCGCAATTGTAAGCAATAGTGGCGTAGTTTCTACATTAAAGCCCGGCAAAACAACAATCACAGCTAGTTCCTCAAAAAACCCTGCTATAAAAGCAGAGTGTAAAGTAACTGTTTTGGACGACCCGTATAAACTGGCAGATGGTTGGAGTTTTGTAAAGGAGATACCCATATATAGAAAGCTTTTGGCAGAAAACCAGTTAGAGTTAACAATATTACCAGGTGAAATTGGAAGTGCTCTTACTTTTAAAAATTTCCTTTATAGGGATGCACCGGAAGGTGACTTCACTATGACGGTAAAAATTAAAAGTTCACAGTTGGATCAACAAAATCAGGCAATTGGTTTGTCAGTTTTCCAAGATGATAAAGTGAATTTATCGCTTAGAAGAAGATTCACGGGAAGAAACTGTTTTGAAACTTATACACTTAATGAATCTGGATGGCGTCCTGATAATAGAACTTGGACGACCGACCAAGCAGCAGATACAATGCCAAGTCAGGAAGCAGTATGGCTGAAGATTGAAAAAATCGGAGACACTATAAAATCTTCATTTAGTTACAATAATACTGACTGGACTACGATTAAAAACTCACATGAACCACAACAGGTATCAAAAGAGGGCAAAAACCTTAAAATTGGTGTTCATGCTGTTTGTGGCAACAATAAATACGGTCCAATACCCGTTGTCTTCGAAGACTTTACAGTAAACGGTAAGGTTATAAATTTTGCAACCCCAACAAATGTTTCGGTTATGTCAGTTTCAAAGCCAAGCACCATTACAGTAAAACAAGGTACAGCTTTTGAGCAATTAACGCTGCCTGCAACAGTAAACACAACTCTTTCAACAGGTGTTAAAAAAGACATTGCTGTTGTGTGGAGCAAAGATGGCTACAATCCAAATGCTGCAGGTACCTATGAACTTACCGGTACGCTTACTATGGCTGACGGCATTACCAACCCATCAGACCTGAAGGCAAGCATCAGCGTAGTGGTGCAGCAGAATACCTCATCCACAACAATTACCGAAGTTTCAAAACCAAGCAGCATTACAGTAAAACAAGGCACGGCTTTTGAGCAATTAGCACTGCCTGCAACAGTAAATGCAACTCTCTCAACAGGTGCTAAAAAAGACTTTGCGGTTGTATGGAGCAAAGATGGATACAATCCAAATGCTGCAGGTACCTACGAACTTACCGGTACGCTTACTATGGCTGACGGCATTACCAACCCTTCAAATCTGAAGGTAAGCATCAGCATAGTGATGCAGCAGAATACCCCATCCACAACGATTGCCGACATTTCAAAACCAAGTAGCATTACAGTAAAACAAGGTACAGCTTTTGAACAATTAGCGCTGCCTGCAACAGTAAACACAACTCTTTTAACTGGTGCTAAAAAAGACTTTGCGGTTATGTGGAGCAAAGATGGTTACAATCCGAATGTCGCAGGTACGTATGAATTTACCGGTACGCTTACTATGGCTGACGGCATTACCAACCCATTAAACCTAAAGGCAAACATCAGCGTAGTGGTGCAAGGCATATCTGAACCTAAACATTCCGCAAAAAGTTCTTCCAATAATTTTGTCCCCAATATGGCTTCAGTATCGGATATAAGACAAAAGCTACAGAGTGCGCCTGACAATGCCAATGTATTGGTAGACGTTAGCAGTAATTATAATTTCAGTACAAGTATATTCGATGAACTTCAAAGAAACAAAAATAAATCCATTACACTGAATGGTGAATGGTACAAATGGATATTTGAAGGCAAAGATATAATCAACTCTATGCCTGGTGTGGTTTACTTTGATACAAGAATCAGCGTAGACTCTCCTAATGAAACAGCAATTTCCAAGTTAGTTGGTAATGCAGATATCACAAATCTTTACTTTAATTATGAGGGCAAGCTTCCCGGTAAAACCACAATTTGTGTTCAGTCGGAACAATATAAGGGTAAGACGATTTATATTTACTACTATAATCCGGTCAAGAACCAGCTGGAACTTGTTAAATCGAATGTCATAGTAGATGCAAATGGTTGGTTTGAGTTTTCCGTTACCCATTGTTCTGACTATGTAATAAGTACCACACCGATTACAAAAGCAATTAAAGGCACAACAGTGCAAAACAATAATCCTGAAACTGGTGGTATAAGCGTAGAAGCCCCATTATCCAATACAGCAGTGCTCAATACAATACCCGAAGAAACAGTTCCTGCAATACCGGATGAACAGATTGTTTCCAAACCGATAGAAACAACTCATAAAATACCATGGGTAGTTATGATTGTTGCAGGTCTTGCAATTCCAAGTATTGCTGCTTCCATTATTTATAAAAGACATAAAAATGGATTGGATAAATAG